The Acetobacter oryzifermentans genomic interval TTCAACCGGAGCGGGCTCTACCCGCACATGGGCAATACCACTGTTCAACATCCCCAATTCCGCGGCTGCGGCTTTGGAGACATCAATAATACGGCCACGGCTATAAGGCCCACGATCATTGACTGTAACCACCACAGAACGCCCAGTATCCTCCGAAACAACCCGGAGCTTGCTGCCCAGTGGCGCTGTTGGATGTGCGGCTGTAAGGCTGGCCTTATCAAACCGTGCACCAGAAGATGTGCGCCGGTTATGGAAGCGCCCCCCATACCAACTGGCCACACCTTTTTGAAAAATGCGCTGCGCCTTATTTGTATCAGAATCCGCAGTGGCGACTGTCTGTGCGCTACGCCCAGCCAATGCACGGCGGACAGAATCTGCCCACTCCGTGCCACCTTGCCCGGCCTCTGCTGCCTGAACAGCGGAAGCCGACAAAAGAGAAGACATAACAAACACACTTCCAAGAAGTGCCCGGCGCAGGGCTGACATCCGCCTGTTTACTCCATTTTCTGACATCGTTCTGTTCGCCAGAAGACCGTGTTCACATTGTAAAAGCAATCTTTTTCAACCTTCAGAATGCAAATACAGATTTATAGTCACTTATGTTCAACACGCTTATCGTGACAAAAATATGGCCTTAAAGCACGCAACTCCGCTGCACGTATTTTTGCTAGACTGCATTTTCCTGCCCACCAGCATGCCTCTTCTCTTGGATACGGGGCAGCATCGTGCTACGGCCCCTTCCTGTTATGGAAAGACCTCTTATTGCTGTACTCAACGGCCCCAACCTGAATATGCTTGGCCAGCGCCAACCCGAAATATACGGGCGGGCAACGCTGGACGACGTGGAACAACTTTGCCTGCAAACAGCTGAAAAGCTGGGCTTGGCCATAGATTTCCGCCAGACCAACATTGAAGGTGAGCTGATTTCCTGGGTGCAGGACTGCCGCAAGCGTGCGCGGGGCATTATCATCAACCCGGCTGGCTATACACATACGTCTATCGCCCTGCTGGATGCCCTGCTGACAACAGACTTGCCTGTGATAGAGGTTCATATCTCCAACATTCACCGCCGCGAGCCATTCCGCCATCATTCCTATGTCTCTCGCGCCGCTACAGGCGTTATCTGTGGGCTAGGCGTGGCGGGGTATTCTCTGGCATTGC includes:
- a CDS encoding septal ring lytic transglycosylase RlpA family protein encodes the protein MSALRRALLGSVFVMSSLLSASAVQAAEAGQGGTEWADSVRRALAGRSAQTVATADSDTNKAQRIFQKGVASWYGGRFHNRRTSSGARFDKASLTAAHPTAPLGSKLRVVSEDTGRSVVVTVNDRGPYSRGRIIDVSKAAAAELGMLNSGIAHVRVEPAPVEVASAPDEGGLADSSLSLQDTAPHTARPLHRARHRR
- the aroQ gene encoding type II 3-dehydroquinate dehydratase, which codes for MERPLIAVLNGPNLNMLGQRQPEIYGRATLDDVEQLCLQTAEKLGLAIDFRQTNIEGELISWVQDCRKRARGIIINPAGYTHTSIALLDALLTTDLPVIEVHISNIHRREPFRHHSYVSRAATGVICGLGVAGYSLALQAMTDLILNEDD